A part of Aminivibrio pyruvatiphilus genomic DNA contains:
- a CDS encoding phosphatase, with amino-acid sequence MKPLFDLHTHTIASGHAYSSLKENIEAAAERGLTALGISDHAPAMPGTCHSFHFGNYKVIRESLLGIRIVKGIEANIMDYDGTLDVEEDILGRLEYVIASLHPPCIPFGTTEQNTRALAGAMANPYVKIIGHPDDDRYPLDYEELVLAAKREKVALEVNNSSFCPGSGRQNGVRNARTMLEYCCRFDVPVVLGSDAHIWYDVGEMSRCRALLREMDFPPELVLNYSPEGLDFILKRNGAALPVSGGVSAGEA; translated from the coding sequence ATGAAACCTCTATTTGACCTGCACACCCACACCATCGCCAGCGGGCACGCCTACAGCTCGCTGAAGGAAAACATCGAGGCCGCCGCGGAACGAGGCCTCACCGCCCTCGGCATTTCCGACCACGCCCCCGCCATGCCCGGCACCTGCCATTCCTTTCATTTCGGGAACTACAAGGTGATCCGGGAATCCCTCCTGGGGATCAGGATCGTGAAGGGCATCGAGGCGAACATTATGGACTATGACGGCACCCTCGACGTGGAGGAGGACATCCTGGGCAGGCTGGAATATGTCATCGCCAGCCTCCACCCGCCCTGCATCCCCTTCGGGACCACGGAGCAGAATACACGGGCCCTGGCCGGAGCCATGGCGAACCCGTACGTGAAGATCATCGGCCACCCGGACGATGACCGCTACCCCCTCGACTACGAAGAGCTGGTCCTGGCCGCAAAGCGGGAGAAGGTGGCCCTCGAGGTCAACAATTCCAGCTTCTGCCCGGGCTCGGGCCGGCAGAACGGCGTAAGGAACGCTCGCACCATGCTGGAGTACTGCTGCCGGTTCGACGTGCCAGTAGTGCTGGGAAGCGACGCCCACATCTGGTACGACGTGGGGGAGATGAGCCGATGCAGAGCCCTTCTCCGGGAGATGGATTTTCCCCCGGAGCTGGTGCTCAACTATTCTCCGGAGGGGCTGGACTTCATCCTGAAAAGGAACGGCGCCGCCCTTCCTGTTTCCGGAGGAGTGTCCGCCGGGGAGGCATGA